One window from the genome of Perca flavescens isolate YP-PL-M2 chromosome 17, PFLA_1.0, whole genome shotgun sequence encodes:
- the tbxtb gene encoding T-box transcription factor T, producing MAAGECPGKASQNRVDHLLSAVESELQAGSEKGDPTEKELKVSLDENELWQKFKDLTNEMIVTKNGRRMFPVLKVNVSGLDPNAMYSFLLDFVSADNHRWKYVNGEWVPGGKPEPQTPSCVYIHPDSPNFGAHWMKAPVSFSKVKLTNKLNGGGQIMLNSLHKYEPRIHIVRVGGPRRMITSHSFPETQFIAVTAYQNEEITSLKIKHNPFAKAFLDAKERSDHKDIREDVNESQQSTYSHLGGWFIPGTGSLCPPASPHSQFGSPISLSPSHGCEHYSTLRNHRSAPYTSPYAHRTNSPIGYSDNSSACLSMLSSHDNWSSLQMPTHSSMMPMAHNSTSGTNSSQYTSLWSVSNPPLTPVSQNGGINNSLSSQFLRGSSSHYPSLSHSVTVPSSGSPMYDSSTATEMHDTSQYDISPHGRLPSAWTPVTPPSL from the exons ATGGCCGCTGGCGAGTGTCCCGGGAAGGCCAGTCAGAACCGGGTGGACCACCTCCTCAGTGCCGTGGAGAGTGAGCTGCAGGCCGGCAGCGAGAAGGGCGACCCCACGGAGAAGGAACTCAAAGTGTCCCTGGATGAGAACGAGCTTTGGCAGAAATTTAAGGATCTTACAAATGAAATGATAGTTACAAAGAATGGCAG GCGCATGTTTCCGGTGCTGAAAGTAAACGTGTCTGGATTGGACCCGAACGCCATGTATTCTTTTTTGCTGGACTTCGTATCTGCGGACAACCACAGGTGGAAATACGTGAACGGGGAGTGGGTCCCCGGTGGCAAACCTGAGCCTCAAACTCCCAGCTGTGTGTACATTCACCCGGACTCTCCAAACTTCGGGGCGCACTGGATGAAAGCGCCCGTCTCCTTTAGTAAAGTCAAACTCACCAACAAACTAAACGGAGGAGGCCAG ATAATGTTAAATTCCTTACACAAGTACGAGCCACGCATCCATATCGTGCGAGTTGGAGGCCCGAGGAGGATGATCACCAGCCACTCTTTCCCAGAGACTCAGTTCATTGCAGTAACGGCATACCAAAACGAAGAG ATAACTTCTCTTAAAATAAAGCACAACCCTTTTGCCAAGGCCTTCCTAGATGCAAAGGAGAG AAGTGATCACAAAGACATAAGAGAAGATGTCAATGAAAGCCAGCAGTCAACTTACTCTCACT TAGGTGGTTGGTTTATTCCAGGCACAGGCTCTCTCTGCCCTCCTGCCAGTCCTCACAGCCAGTTTGGGAGTCCAATCTCCCTTTCGCCGTCCCATGGCTGTGAGCACTACTCCACCCTAAGGAACCACCGCTCTGCCCCCTACACCAGTCCGTACGCCCATCGCACCAACTCGCCCA TCGGTTACTCCGATAACTCGTCAGCCTGCCTGTCAATGCTATCAAGCCACGATAACTGGTCCAGTCTTCAGATGCCAACACACTCCAGCATGATGCCCATGGCCCACAATTCCACCTCTGGTACCAACTCTAG TCAATACACCAGCCTGTGGTCTGTGAGTAACCCACCCCTGACTCCCGTGTCCCAGAATGGGGGGATAAACAACAGCCTAAGCTCCCAGTTCCTTCGAGGGTCCAGCAGCCACTACCCCAGCCTGTCTCACTCAGTCACAGTGCCCTCCTCTGGCTCTCCCATGTACGACAGCAGCACAGCCACAGAAATGCATGACACATCTCAGTACGACATCTCTCCACACGGGCGACTGCCTTCAGCCTGGACTCCTGTGACACCTCCGTCCCTGTGA
- the si:ch211-130h14.4 gene encoding uncharacterized protein si:ch211-130h14.4 isoform X3, which yields MGDSVPEPDQEAKAWRQAQLEQRHLEAYRNLHRLRDALGLRYAALLKDKVHSQRLLLQQRRNETAPAKSENETKRKQKKLAFSKLQHNDSYLKSLPKTSYYMIFELQKQLAERGHLKTHHDLEDFYRCITYNRHPSQLHKSVEDVRKKMLESRPAASEKHPCTAKEREHEDHSRLSEQGSGSAELIFSGSREKDEIEQMFPKMKVPTFATLQPNFMKNFQSKMPDLISLEIPEKSRKAEIYLRRLRQMHDLCLTNMASSQRLLDRETDSLCWQEERGNQDLMLPGIDSKQGKTSQTNQPPLCSPKQPRSVRNDRPSRPQQSGRMTSASHRDLETLVWDSAVCRRKTPDPLSIEDVCQQKHVEIIDRGFKLWRNYTENTDH from the exons ATGGGTGACAGCGTTCCAGAACCGGACCAAGAGGCCAAGGCCTGGCGTCAGGCTCAGCTCGAGCAG CGCCATCTAGAGGCCTACAGGAACCTGCACCGTCTCCGAGACGCTCTCGGTCTCCGCTATGCTGCCCTGCTCAAGGACAAGGTCCACTCACAAAGATTACTGCTGCAGCAGAGGAGAAATGAGACCGCCCCAGCAAAGTCAGAGAATGAAACTAAGCGG AAACAAAAGAAGTTGGCCTTCTCCAAGCTGCAGCACAATGACTCATACCTGAAGTCCCTCCCTAAAACCAGCTATTACATG ATTTTTGAACTCCAGAAGCAGTTAGCTGAGCGTGGACATCTAAAAACCCATCACGACTTGGAGGACTTTTATAGGTGCATCACATATAACCGTCACCCATCACAGCTACATAAAAGTGTGGAGGATGTCAGGAAAAAGA TGCTGGAGAGCAGACCTGCAGCTTCAGAAAAACATCCCTGCACCGCTAAAGAGAGAGAACATGAGGACCACTCCAG gttatCAGAGCAAGGCTCTGGTTCGGCAGAGCTGATCTTCAGTGGCAGCCGGGAGAAGGATGAAATTGAGCAAATGTTTCCCAAG ATGAAAGTCCCCACATTTGCAACCCTACAGCCTAACTTCATGAAGAACTTCCAGAGCAAGATGCCTGATTTG ATTAGCCTTGAGATTCCCGAGAAGAGCAGGAAAGCAGAGATTTACTTGAGACGGCTGAGACAAATGCATGATCTTTGTTTAACCAACATGGCTTCGTCCCAAAG ACTGTTGGACAGGGAGACAGACTCACTGTGCTGGCAGGAGGAGCGAGGCAACCAAGATTTG ATGCTTCCGGGCATTGACTCCAAACAAGGGAAGACAAGCCAAACCAACCAGCCGCCTCTCTGCTCTCCGAAACAGCCAAGAAGTGTCCGGAATGACCGACCTTCACGTCCCCAGCAGTCGGGCAGAATGACTTCAGCCAG CCACCGAGATCTTGAGACTCTGGTTTGGGACTCAGCAGTGTGCCGCCGTAAGACACCTGATCCCTTATCCATTGAAGATGTGTGTCAACAAAAGCATGTAGAG ATAATAGACCGTGGCTTCAAGCTATGGAGAAACTATACAGAGAACACAGATCACTGA
- the si:ch211-130h14.4 gene encoding uncharacterized protein si:ch211-130h14.4 isoform X1 — translation MGDSVPEPDQEAKAWRQAQLEQRHLEAYRNLHRLRDALGLRYAALLKDKVHSQRLLLQQRRNETAPAKSENETKRKQKKLAFSKLQHNDSYLKSLPKTSYYMIFELQKQLAERGHLKTHHDLEDFYRCITYNRHPSQLHKSVEDVRKKMLESRPAASEKHPCTAKEREHEDHSRWRLPTLLSEQGSGSAELIFSGSREKDEIEQMFPKMKVPTFATLQPNFMKNFQSKMPDLISLEIPEKSRKAEIYLRRLRQMHDLCLTNMASSQRLLDRETDSLCWQEERGNQDLMLPGIDSKQGKTSQTNQPPLCSPKQPRSVRNDRPSRPQQSGRMTSASHRDLETLVWDSAVCRRKTPDPLSIEDVCQQKHVEIIDRGFKLWRNYTENTDH, via the exons ATGGGTGACAGCGTTCCAGAACCGGACCAAGAGGCCAAGGCCTGGCGTCAGGCTCAGCTCGAGCAG CGCCATCTAGAGGCCTACAGGAACCTGCACCGTCTCCGAGACGCTCTCGGTCTCCGCTATGCTGCCCTGCTCAAGGACAAGGTCCACTCACAAAGATTACTGCTGCAGCAGAGGAGAAATGAGACCGCCCCAGCAAAGTCAGAGAATGAAACTAAGCGG AAACAAAAGAAGTTGGCCTTCTCCAAGCTGCAGCACAATGACTCATACCTGAAGTCCCTCCCTAAAACCAGCTATTACATG ATTTTTGAACTCCAGAAGCAGTTAGCTGAGCGTGGACATCTAAAAACCCATCACGACTTGGAGGACTTTTATAGGTGCATCACATATAACCGTCACCCATCACAGCTACATAAAAGTGTGGAGGATGTCAGGAAAAAGA TGCTGGAGAGCAGACCTGCAGCTTCAGAAAAACATCCCTGCACCGCTAAAGAGAGAGAACATGAGGACCACTCCAGGTGGAGACTGCCTACACT gttatCAGAGCAAGGCTCTGGTTCGGCAGAGCTGATCTTCAGTGGCAGCCGGGAGAAGGATGAAATTGAGCAAATGTTTCCCAAG ATGAAAGTCCCCACATTTGCAACCCTACAGCCTAACTTCATGAAGAACTTCCAGAGCAAGATGCCTGATTTG ATTAGCCTTGAGATTCCCGAGAAGAGCAGGAAAGCAGAGATTTACTTGAGACGGCTGAGACAAATGCATGATCTTTGTTTAACCAACATGGCTTCGTCCCAAAG ACTGTTGGACAGGGAGACAGACTCACTGTGCTGGCAGGAGGAGCGAGGCAACCAAGATTTG ATGCTTCCGGGCATTGACTCCAAACAAGGGAAGACAAGCCAAACCAACCAGCCGCCTCTCTGCTCTCCGAAACAGCCAAGAAGTGTCCGGAATGACCGACCTTCACGTCCCCAGCAGTCGGGCAGAATGACTTCAGCCAG CCACCGAGATCTTGAGACTCTGGTTTGGGACTCAGCAGTGTGCCGCCGTAAGACACCTGATCCCTTATCCATTGAAGATGTGTGTCAACAAAAGCATGTAGAG ATAATAGACCGTGGCTTCAAGCTATGGAGAAACTATACAGAGAACACAGATCACTGA
- the si:ch211-130h14.4 gene encoding uncharacterized protein si:ch211-130h14.4 isoform X2, with protein MGDSVPEPDQEAKAWRQAQLEQRHLEAYRNLHRLRDALGLRYAALLKDKVHSQRLLLQQRRNETAPAKSENETKRKQKKLAFSKLQHNDSYLKSLPKTSYYMKQLAERGHLKTHHDLEDFYRCITYNRHPSQLHKSVEDVRKKMLESRPAASEKHPCTAKEREHEDHSRWRLPTLLSEQGSGSAELIFSGSREKDEIEQMFPKMKVPTFATLQPNFMKNFQSKMPDLISLEIPEKSRKAEIYLRRLRQMHDLCLTNMASSQRLLDRETDSLCWQEERGNQDLMLPGIDSKQGKTSQTNQPPLCSPKQPRSVRNDRPSRPQQSGRMTSASHRDLETLVWDSAVCRRKTPDPLSIEDVCQQKHVEIIDRGFKLWRNYTENTDH; from the exons ATGGGTGACAGCGTTCCAGAACCGGACCAAGAGGCCAAGGCCTGGCGTCAGGCTCAGCTCGAGCAG CGCCATCTAGAGGCCTACAGGAACCTGCACCGTCTCCGAGACGCTCTCGGTCTCCGCTATGCTGCCCTGCTCAAGGACAAGGTCCACTCACAAAGATTACTGCTGCAGCAGAGGAGAAATGAGACCGCCCCAGCAAAGTCAGAGAATGAAACTAAGCGG AAACAAAAGAAGTTGGCCTTCTCCAAGCTGCAGCACAATGACTCATACCTGAAGTCCCTCCCTAAAACCAGCTATTACATG AAGCAGTTAGCTGAGCGTGGACATCTAAAAACCCATCACGACTTGGAGGACTTTTATAGGTGCATCACATATAACCGTCACCCATCACAGCTACATAAAAGTGTGGAGGATGTCAGGAAAAAGA TGCTGGAGAGCAGACCTGCAGCTTCAGAAAAACATCCCTGCACCGCTAAAGAGAGAGAACATGAGGACCACTCCAGGTGGAGACTGCCTACACT gttatCAGAGCAAGGCTCTGGTTCGGCAGAGCTGATCTTCAGTGGCAGCCGGGAGAAGGATGAAATTGAGCAAATGTTTCCCAAG ATGAAAGTCCCCACATTTGCAACCCTACAGCCTAACTTCATGAAGAACTTCCAGAGCAAGATGCCTGATTTG ATTAGCCTTGAGATTCCCGAGAAGAGCAGGAAAGCAGAGATTTACTTGAGACGGCTGAGACAAATGCATGATCTTTGTTTAACCAACATGGCTTCGTCCCAAAG ACTGTTGGACAGGGAGACAGACTCACTGTGCTGGCAGGAGGAGCGAGGCAACCAAGATTTG ATGCTTCCGGGCATTGACTCCAAACAAGGGAAGACAAGCCAAACCAACCAGCCGCCTCTCTGCTCTCCGAAACAGCCAAGAAGTGTCCGGAATGACCGACCTTCACGTCCCCAGCAGTCGGGCAGAATGACTTCAGCCAG CCACCGAGATCTTGAGACTCTGGTTTGGGACTCAGCAGTGTGCCGCCGTAAGACACCTGATCCCTTATCCATTGAAGATGTGTGTCAACAAAAGCATGTAGAG ATAATAGACCGTGGCTTCAAGCTATGGAGAAACTATACAGAGAACACAGATCACTGA
- the prr18 gene encoding proline-rich protein 18, with translation MPFPPISLHQRISSPGRELFGKKKANGVPPHNELTSKSGGEKGGSEKEKQSSSWTSANLRNLGRKAQQEKSRGPAQKAGAGQETQGKSSWLSVPKPQDSSEGVRRSSSMDAARHLQGKEEGKKEIQFTLSLTPEAILVIQKRNLEKQMMAKQQCCASADFRHRRVFPSKKAHGASKGCAPVAKVESAEQDITAIVKISLLNDQYKYDDVEYEEEDGDVDETVVRKCKEWLKGVENAAALGKVDKLSALPHLKGC, from the coding sequence ATGCCTTTTCCGCCCATCAGCCTCCACCAGCGGATCTCCTCTCCTGGCAGGGAGCTATTCGGGAAAAAGAAAGCCAACGGAGTGCCTCCTCACAATGAGCTCACCAGCAAATCCGGCGGAGAGAAAGGTGGATCCGAGAAGGAGAAGCAGTCATCTTCTTGGACATCGGCGAATTTAAGGAATTTGGGGCGTAAAGCCCAGCAAGAGAAGAGTAGAGGCCCAGCTCAGAAGGCGGGTGCCGGTCAGGAGACCCAGGGAAAGAGCTCCTGGCTGTCGGTACCCAAACCTCAGGACTCGTCTGAAGGAGTCAGGCGCTCCAGCTCCATGGACGCCGCCAGACACCTCCAGGGcaaagaggaaggaaagaaggagatTCAGTTTACTCTAAGTCTCACCCCTGAAGCCATTCTTGTCATCCAAAAACGGAATCTCGAAAAGCAGATGATGGCAAAGCAGCAGTGTTGCGCCTCCGCGGACTTTCGGCACAGGCGAGTTTTTCCATCCAAAAAGGCGCACGGAGCGTCCAAGGGCTGCGCTCCTGTCGCCAAAGTGGAAAGCGCCGAGCAGGACATTACAGCCATCGTTAAAATATCTCTTTTGAATGATCAGTATAAGTACGACGATGTGGAGTATGAAGAAGAGGATGGAGACGTGGACGAGACTGTTGTGAGGAAATGTAAAGAGTGGCTCAAAGGGGTCGAAAATGCCGCTGCTTTGGGAAAAGTCGACAAACTTTCTGCACTCCCGCACCTTAAAGGCTGCTGA